The Streptococcus sp. VT 162 genome has a window encoding:
- a CDS encoding ferrochelatase — protein sequence MKKAILMMTFGSPEEISFEGVAEFFTNIRRGVRPQDHEIQTLYDNYVLIGGTPLQRITREEVDLVKERLGEEYGIYFANKFSRPFIPDVIKQMESDGIEECICLILEPHYSFYSVMGYEKFLESQQIRFLVIKDWYQQQALLDFWTDEISKILRNHVGEESFKVIFSAHSVPIFALDYGDPYIDQIFDNSKLIAEQLGLTADQYTNTWQSESDIGIPWIKPDVLEYLREQKQHPEHYIFVPISFISEHIEVLFDNDVECYELCQKLDVTYHRPPMPNTDSRLIDALVATVRANEDKEFKAFLPEEETFDELAPSATTKDIMEETDDLQMPEFVKKLIEKKGRENVKMPYLIKKMLEKAGKLPKE from the coding sequence ATGAAAAAAGCTATATTAATGATGACCTTTGGATCTCCAGAGGAGATTAGTTTTGAAGGAGTAGCAGAATTTTTTACAAATATTCGTCGTGGTGTTAGACCCCAAGACCACGAGATTCAGACTCTCTATGACAACTATGTCCTTATCGGTGGGACGCCCTTGCAGCGGATTACACGTGAGGAGGTTGATTTAGTCAAGGAACGTTTAGGCGAGGAGTACGGTATCTACTTTGCCAATAAGTTTTCTCGGCCCTTTATCCCTGATGTGATCAAGCAGATGGAGTCTGATGGTATTGAAGAATGTATTTGTTTGATTTTGGAACCTCATTATTCTTTTTACTCAGTCATGGGGTATGAAAAGTTTCTGGAAAGCCAACAGATCCGATTTTTAGTAATTAAGGACTGGTATCAACAACAGGCTTTGCTGGACTTCTGGACTGATGAGATTAGCAAAATTTTACGAAACCATGTGGGAGAAGAATCTTTCAAGGTAATCTTTTCAGCACACAGTGTTCCCATTTTTGCCTTAGACTATGGAGATCCATATATCGATCAAATTTTCGATAATAGCAAGCTAATCGCTGAACAACTCGGCCTAACAGCCGACCAGTATACCAATACTTGGCAGAGCGAAAGTGATATTGGAATCCCTTGGATCAAGCCAGACGTTTTAGAATATTTACGAGAACAAAAGCAACATCCCGAGCATTATATTTTTGTCCCGATTAGTTTTATCAGTGAGCACATCGAAGTCTTGTTCGATAATGATGTGGAATGTTATGAGTTGTGTCAAAAATTAGATGTCACCTACCATCGTCCACCTATGCCCAATACGGATAGCCGTTTAATTGACGCTTTAGTTGCTACTGTAAGAGCCAATGAAGACAAAGAATTTAAAGCTTTTCTCCCAGAAGAAGAAACTTTTGATGAGTTAGCACCTTCGGCAACTACCAAGGACATCATGGAGGAGACAGACGACCTTCAGATGCCAGAATTTGTCAAAAAACTCATTGAGAAAAAAGGTCGTGAAAATGTGAAGATGCCTTACTTGATTAAGAAAATGCTCGAAAAGGCTGGGAAGTTACCAAAAGAGTAA
- a CDS encoding aspartate-semialdehyde dehydrogenase (catalyzes the formation of 4-aspartyl phosphate from aspartate 4-semialdehyde), whose amino-acid sequence MGYTVAVVGATGAVGAQMIKMLEESTLPIDKIRYLASARSAGKTLKFKDQDITIEETTETAFEGVDIALFSAGGSTSAKYAPYAVQAGAVVVDNTSYFRQNPDVPLVVPEVNAHALDAHNGIIACPNCSTIQMMVALEPVRQTWGLDRIIVSTYQAVSGAGMGAILETQRELREVLNDGVNPRDLHAEILPSGGDKKHYPIAFNALPQIDVFTDNDYTYEEMKMTKETKKIMEDDSIAVSATCVRIPVLSAHSESVYIETKEVAPIEEVKAAIAAFPGAVLEDDVAHQIYPQAINAVGSRDTFVGRIRKDLDAEKGIHMWVVSDNLLKGAAWNSVQIAETLHERGLVRPTAELKFELK is encoded by the coding sequence ATGGGATATACAGTTGCTGTAGTCGGCGCGACAGGTGCTGTCGGAGCTCAGATGATAAAAATGTTGGAAGAATCAACACTTCCAATCGATAAAATTCGTTACCTTGCTTCTGCACGTTCAGCAGGCAAAACTTTGAAATTTAAAGACCAAGATATTACGATTGAAGAAACAACTGAGACAGCCTTTGAGGGTGTTGATATTGCACTCTTCTCAGCAGGTGGTTCGACATCAGCTAAGTATGCACCATACGCAGTTCAAGCTGGGGCAGTAGTAGTAGATAACACATCTTATTTCCGTCAAAATCCAGATGTTCCTTTGGTTGTTCCAGAGGTCAATGCTCATGCACTTGATGCCCACAACGGAATCATTGCCTGCCCTAACTGTTCAACAATCCAAATGATGGTGGCTCTTGAGCCTGTTCGTCAAACATGGGGCTTGGATCGTATCATCGTTTCAACTTACCAAGCAGTCTCTGGTGCAGGTATGGGAGCGATTCTTGAAACACAACGTGAACTTCGTGAAGTCTTGAATGATGGTGTGAATCCACGTGATTTGCATGCGGAAATCTTGCCTTCAGGTGGTGACAAGAAACACTATCCTATCGCCTTTAACGCTCTTCCGCAAATCGATGTCTTCACAGACAATGATTACACTTACGAAGAGATGAAGATGACCAAGGAAACGAAGAAAATCATGGAAGATGACAGCATCGCAGTGTCTGCAACATGTGTTCGTATTCCAGTCTTATCAGCTCACTCTGAGTCAGTTTATATCGAAACAAAAGAAGTGGCCCCAATCGAAGAAGTGAAAGCAGCTATCGCAGCCTTCCCAGGTGCAGTTCTTGAAGATGATGTAGCTCATCAAATCTATCCACAAGCCATCAATGCAGTTGGTTCACGTGATACCTTTGTTGGTCGTATCCGTAAAGACTTGGATGCAGAAAAAGGAATCCACATGTGGGTTGTTTCAGATAACCTTCTCAAAGGTGCTGCCTGGAACTCAGTTCAGATTGCAGAAACGCTTCATGAACGTGGATTGGTTCGTCCAACAGCTGAGTTGAAATTTGAATTAAAATAG
- a CDS encoding sortase, producing MKTSTSREAIKAILSLFLAFFCLFTADRALASDYDHYNPIEKDASSTGFETLQHLNKDVCGWISLDGTKVDYPLLQSQDNVKYLDRNAFGDYTVSGSIFLDYRFNPNFTDFNTIIYGHSMASGAMFGEIQKFADQDFFEKHRYGSIYYNGRERGLEIFGILEVDAYDTEIYRTLSSNDEEHQAYYQYLLSKAKYKRDVSLTSTDKIVLLSTCFLNITNGRHILLAKITDAPVKAAQDKSGEAVGTRYFDQGLPTHWIYILAFLLLIIVILLLVVIILIIRRDRKTKEQKK from the coding sequence ATGAAAACAAGTACAAGTCGCGAAGCCATAAAGGCCATTCTATCCCTCTTTCTAGCTTTTTTCTGTCTTTTTACAGCTGATAGAGCTCTTGCGAGCGACTACGATCATTATAATCCCATTGAAAAGGATGCCAGCAGTACGGGCTTTGAAACCTTGCAACACCTCAACAAGGATGTTTGTGGTTGGATTAGCCTCGATGGGACCAAGGTAGACTATCCTCTCTTACAGAGTCAGGACAATGTCAAATACCTTGACCGCAATGCCTTTGGCGATTATACTGTGTCAGGTTCTATATTCCTAGACTATCGTTTTAACCCAAATTTTACGGACTTTAACACCATCATTTATGGTCACTCCATGGCTTCTGGTGCTATGTTTGGGGAGATTCAAAAATTTGCGGATCAAGATTTTTTTGAAAAGCATCGCTATGGCTCTATCTATTATAACGGCCGTGAACGAGGGCTTGAGATATTTGGAATTTTAGAAGTAGATGCCTATGACACGGAGATTTACCGAACTTTGAGTTCCAACGATGAGGAACACCAGGCCTACTATCAATATTTGCTAAGTAAAGCCAAGTACAAGCGAGATGTTTCCTTGACCTCAACGGACAAGATTGTTTTATTAAGCACCTGTTTCCTTAATATTACCAACGGACGGCATATCCTCTTAGCTAAAATAACGGATGCACCAGTAAAAGCAGCCCAGGATAAAAGTGGGGAAGCAGTAGGGACGCGGTATTTCGATCAAGGCCTACCAACGCATTGGATTTATATCCTTGCCTTTCTTCTCCTGATTATCGTTATTTTACTCCTTGTCGTTATCATCCTAATCATAAGGCGAGATAGAAAGACAAAAGAACAAAAGAAATAG
- a CDS encoding queuosine transporter QueT — MKKLTVRDMADIAIVAAIYVVLTITPPINVLSFGAYQFRISEMLNFLAFYNPKYIIGVTIGCMIANLFSSFGLIDVFVGGGSTLVFLSLGVLLFAKYSKDYLFNGLIRKDHFFFSILFSISMITIAAELHILTEAPFFFTWFSTGIGEFASLIVGAILIGKLGQRIDLTK, encoded by the coding sequence ATGAAAAAATTAACTGTTCGTGACATGGCAGATATTGCCATTGTTGCTGCTATTTATGTAGTTTTGACTATTACGCCACCAATCAATGTTCTTAGTTTTGGGGCGTATCAGTTCCGTATTTCAGAAATGTTGAATTTCTTGGCCTTTTACAACCCTAAATATATCATCGGTGTGACAATTGGATGTATGATTGCTAATTTATTTAGTAGTTTTGGCCTAATAGATGTCTTTGTCGGTGGAGGTTCTACCCTAGTTTTCCTTAGTCTAGGGGTATTGCTCTTTGCAAAATACAGCAAAGATTACCTCTTTAACGGATTGATTCGAAAAGATCATTTCTTCTTTTCAATCCTCTTCTCCATTTCAATGATTACCATTGCAGCTGAACTCCATATCTTGACAGAAGCTCCCTTCTTCTTCACATGGTTCTCTACTGGAATTGGTGAGTTTGCATCACTTATAGTGGGAGCGATTTTGATTGGTAAATTGGGACAGCGAATCGATCTAACAAAATAA
- a CDS encoding mechanosensitive ion channel protein MscL: protein MLKDLKEFLLRGNVVDLAVGVIIASAFGAIVTSFVNDIITPLLLNPALEAAQVQNIAELAWNGVTYGKFLSAVINFLVVGTVLFFVIKGIEKAQNLRKKEEVVEEAPAAPTELEVLQEIKALLEKK from the coding sequence ATGTTAAAGGATCTTAAAGAATTCTTGCTTCGTGGTAATGTCGTTGACCTTGCTGTCGGTGTGATCATTGCCTCTGCTTTTGGTGCTATCGTTACTTCATTTGTTAATGATATCATCACTCCACTCCTATTGAACCCAGCCTTGGAAGCTGCGCAAGTACAAAACATCGCTGAGCTTGCATGGAATGGTGTTACATATGGTAAATTCTTGAGCGCTGTTATCAACTTCCTTGTTGTGGGTACAGTTCTCTTCTTCGTTATCAAAGGTATTGAAAAAGCTCAAAACCTTCGTAAGAAAGAGGAAGTGGTTGAGGAAGCACCTGCTGCTCCAACTGAACTTGAAGTTCTTCAAGAAATCAAAGCTCTTCTTGAGAAAAAATAA
- a CDS encoding sugar translocase, whose protein sequence is MKRLIKAFFDNEILSYLFFGGATTLVSISSRLVIYHISHQEFLATALANIIGILFAFLTNDTIVFKQVRRNWPTRLAKFFLARLSTLGLDLLLTYIFVTTFPDVIGQFVEYNIDRVNMIETILAQILIIILNYIFSKIYIFKRDN, encoded by the coding sequence ATGAAAAGACTAATAAAAGCTTTCTTTGATAACGAGATTCTCTCCTACCTATTTTTTGGTGGTGCTACTACTCTGGTTTCTATTTCATCACGTTTGGTTATTTACCATATCAGCCACCAGGAATTCCTCGCAACTGCCCTCGCAAATATTATTGGGATTCTCTTCGCCTTTCTCACAAATGATACAATCGTCTTTAAACAAGTGAGAAGGAATTGGCCGACTCGCCTGGCTAAGTTTTTCTTAGCTCGTCTCTCTACTCTTGGACTGGACCTTCTTTTAACTTATATCTTTGTTACAACCTTTCCTGATGTTATTGGCCAGTTTGTTGAATATAATATAGATAGGGTTAATATGATTGAAACTATCCTAGCACAAATTTTGATCATCATTTTAAACTATATTTTCAGTAAAATCTATATTTTTAAAAGGGACAACTGA
- a CDS encoding dihydrodipicolinate synthase, with product MSYQDLKECKIITAFITPFHEDGSINFDAIPALIEHLLAHHTDGILLAGTTAESPTLTHDEELELFAAVQKIVNGRVPLIAGVGTNDTRDSIEFVKEVADFGGFAAGLAIVPYYNKPSQEGMYQHFKAIADASDLPIIIYNIPGRVVVELTPETMLRLADHPNIIGVKECTSLANMAYLIEHKPEEFLIYTGEDGDAFHAMNLGADGVISVASHTNGDEMHEMFTAIAESDMKKAAAIQRKFIPKVNALFSYPSPAPVKAVLNYMGFEAGPTRLPLVPAPEEDAKRIIKVVVDGDYEATKATVTGVLRPDY from the coding sequence ATGTCTTATCAAGATTTAAAAGAGTGTAAAATCATCACGGCCTTTATTACCCCTTTCCATGAGGATGGCTCCATCAACTTTGATGCCATTCCAGCCTTGATTGAGCATTTATTGGCCCATCACACAGACGGCATTCTTCTAGCTGGAACGACTGCTGAGAGTCCGACCTTGACCCACGATGAGGAGTTGGAACTCTTTGCGGCTGTACAAAAGATTGTTAATGGACGTGTTCCTTTGATTGCGGGTGTAGGTACCAATGATACACGTGACTCGATCGAGTTTGTCAAAGAAGTAGCAGACTTTGGTGGCTTCGCTGCTGGACTTGCGATCGTACCATACTACAACAAACCTTCTCAAGAAGGCATGTATCAGCACTTTAAAGCTATTGCAGATGCATCAGATTTACCTATTATCATTTATAACATTCCAGGGCGTGTAGTTGTTGAATTAACTCCAGAAACCATGCTTCGCTTGGCTGACCACCCAAATATCATCGGTGTTAAAGAATGTACCAGCTTGGCTAATATGGCTTACTTGATTGAGCACAAGCCAGAAGAGTTCTTGATTTATACAGGTGAAGATGGAGATGCCTTCCATGCCATGAACCTTGGTGCGGATGGGGTTATTTCTGTTGCCTCCCATACAAATGGAGATGAGATGCACGAGATGTTTACTGCCATTGCAGAAAGCGATATGAAGAAAGCTGCAGCTATTCAGCGTAAATTCATTCCTAAAGTCAATGCCCTCTTCTCTTATCCAAGTCCTGCTCCAGTTAAGGCGGTCCTTAACTATATGGGATTCGAAGCTGGACCAACTCGATTACCTCTAGTTCCAGCACCAGAAGAAGATGCTAAACGCATTATCAAAGTTGTCGTAGATGGCGACTACGAAGCAACTAAGGCAACTGTAACAGGTGTCCTTAGACCAGATTACTAA